A genomic stretch from Vibrio algarum includes:
- a CDS encoding flavin prenyltransferase UbiX, whose translation MNRDKTITLAFTGASGAPYGLRLLECLLAADYKVYLLISSAARVVMATEHDLKLPSGPAAAKEALVKKLNCNPELLEVCGKEDWFSPVASGSAAPKKMVVCPCSAGSVAAIAHGMSDNLIERAADVVMKERGQLLLVVRETPFSTLHLENMHKLSQMGVTIMPAAPGFYHQPKTVEDLVDFMVARILDHLDIEQKLVARWGYDNR comes from the coding sequence ATGAATAGAGACAAAACCATTACTTTGGCATTTACAGGTGCTTCAGGTGCTCCGTATGGATTGCGCTTGCTTGAATGCTTGCTTGCCGCTGACTACAAAGTTTATTTGCTTATTTCATCTGCGGCTCGTGTCGTGATGGCGACAGAGCATGACCTCAAGCTACCTAGTGGTCCTGCCGCGGCTAAAGAGGCATTAGTAAAAAAGCTCAATTGCAATCCGGAGTTGTTAGAAGTGTGTGGTAAAGAAGATTGGTTTTCTCCCGTTGCCTCTGGCAGTGCGGCACCTAAAAAAATGGTGGTATGTCCATGTTCAGCAGGTAGTGTTGCGGCTATTGCTCATGGCATGTCTGACAATCTTATAGAACGAGCAGCTGATGTGGTAATGAAAGAACGCGGGCAGTTGTTATTGGTCGTAAGAGAAACGCCTTTTTCTACACTACATTTAGAGAATATGCACAAGCTTTCTCAAATGGGGGTAACCATTATGCCAGCGGCTCCGGGATTCTATCATCAACCTAAAACGGTTGAAGATTTAGTTGATTTCATGGTTGCTAGAATATTGGACCATCTCGATATTGAGCAAAAGCTCGTTGCTCGTTGGGGATACGACAACAGATAA
- a CDS encoding TRAP transporter permease, whose translation MTQTTKPSPDVQEMVAQSDTGARNPKGFPGRILWFVPLCWSLFQLWYASPLPFIFDFGVLNDTQARSIHLTFAIFLAFTAYPALTHSPRDRVPLVDWVLALAGSFAACYIYLFYAELADRSGAPTTFDIVAAVIGMVLLLEATRRALGPPLMVVAAVFLFYTFAGPHMPDVIAHKGASLNKAMSHLWLTTEGVFGVALGVSTSFVFLFVLFGAMLDRAGAGGYFIKVAFSLLGHMRGGPAKAAVVASGLSGLVSGSSIANVVTTGTFTIPLMKRVGFPGTKAGAVEVAASTNGQLTPPIMGAAAFLMVEYVGISYVEVIKAALLPALISYIALLYIVHLEACKAGMTGLPRRHTPKFINSMLSFVGTILGLCILSAAVYYGVGWTKDVFGAAATPIVTVVLLLAYVGLVSISARYREHAQMSIDEELLEVPEAGPTIKSGLHFLLPIVVLVWCLTVERFSPGLSAFWATVFMIFILLTQRPLLTFFSKEGDIKESIREGFVDLSESLVSGARNMIGIGVATAAAGTVVGVVTLTGIGLVMTDFVEFISGGSVILMLLFTAVISLILGMGLPTTANYIVVSTLMAPVIVTLGAAHGLIIPLIAVHLFVFYFGILADDTPPVGLAAFAAAAIAKSDPIRTGIQGFTYDIRTAILPFMFVFNTQLLLMGIDTWWHLFLTVMSSIIAMLIFSAATQGWWFIKNKWWETLLLLLLTFTFFRPGFWWDMIYPAKVLHPGVEIAQISENLNVGQSLELRVSGETLEGKYVERTVVLPFEDDAKGSEERIASMGLMLVETDNKMIVDMVEFGSPAEASGIDFDWEIQWIVLKADRPMKEWVFVPALLILIGLGFNQRRRARKDELSA comes from the coding sequence ATGACGCAGACAACCAAACCGTCTCCAGATGTGCAAGAAATGGTGGCCCAATCCGATACTGGCGCCCGTAACCCGAAAGGATTTCCCGGACGTATACTTTGGTTTGTGCCCCTTTGCTGGTCATTATTTCAACTTTGGTACGCTTCACCACTACCGTTTATATTCGATTTCGGCGTACTTAATGACACCCAAGCACGTTCTATTCACTTAACATTTGCTATTTTTTTAGCATTTACTGCCTACCCAGCACTTACTCATTCTCCTCGAGATAGAGTTCCTTTAGTCGATTGGGTTTTAGCTTTGGCTGGTAGCTTTGCAGCCTGTTATATTTACCTTTTTTATGCAGAACTTGCCGACCGATCTGGTGCACCTACAACGTTCGATATTGTAGCTGCCGTTATTGGTATGGTACTGCTTCTTGAGGCTACTCGCCGAGCATTAGGACCACCGTTAATGGTGGTTGCGGCTGTATTCTTGTTTTATACCTTCGCTGGCCCACATATGCCAGACGTTATCGCCCACAAGGGAGCAAGTTTAAATAAAGCTATGTCTCACCTTTGGCTAACAACAGAAGGTGTATTTGGTGTCGCTTTAGGCGTATCCACCTCTTTTGTATTCTTATTTGTACTCTTTGGTGCCATGCTCGATCGTGCAGGTGCTGGCGGTTACTTTATAAAAGTAGCCTTCTCCCTTCTTGGTCACATGCGTGGCGGTCCAGCAAAAGCAGCCGTTGTTGCGTCGGGCCTTTCAGGACTAGTGTCTGGCTCTTCTATTGCGAACGTTGTGACAACGGGTACGTTTACTATCCCACTAATGAAGCGGGTTGGTTTCCCTGGGACTAAAGCTGGCGCAGTAGAAGTTGCCGCGTCAACAAATGGCCAATTAACACCACCGATCATGGGTGCCGCTGCGTTCTTAATGGTGGAATATGTAGGCATCTCTTATGTAGAAGTAATTAAAGCCGCATTATTGCCCGCTTTGATCTCCTATATAGCCTTACTTTACATTGTTCACTTAGAGGCGTGTAAAGCAGGAATGACGGGACTACCTCGCCGCCATACTCCCAAGTTCATCAATAGCATGCTCTCTTTTGTAGGCACCATTCTCGGCTTATGTATACTCAGTGCTGCGGTTTACTACGGTGTTGGTTGGACTAAAGATGTATTCGGCGCTGCTGCCACACCGATAGTAACTGTCGTATTATTGTTGGCTTACGTAGGCTTAGTTAGCATTTCAGCTAGGTACAGAGAACATGCACAAATGTCCATTGATGAGGAGCTACTAGAGGTACCAGAAGCAGGACCAACCATTAAATCTGGTCTTCACTTCTTGTTACCCATTGTGGTTTTGGTTTGGTGTTTAACTGTTGAGCGTTTCTCTCCAGGGCTATCTGCCTTTTGGGCAACAGTCTTTATGATCTTCATTTTGCTAACTCAGCGCCCACTTTTGACATTCTTTTCGAAAGAAGGCGATATAAAAGAAAGCATACGTGAAGGCTTTGTCGACCTTTCAGAAAGCCTCGTTTCTGGTGCTCGTAACATGATAGGTATAGGTGTTGCGACAGCAGCGGCTGGTACGGTTGTTGGTGTTGTAACGCTAACAGGTATCGGCTTAGTAATGACAGACTTTGTAGAGTTTATCTCTGGTGGTAGTGTCATCTTAATGTTGCTCTTTACAGCGGTTATCAGCTTGATATTAGGTATGGGACTGCCAACGACGGCGAACTATATCGTGGTATCTACGTTGATGGCACCTGTTATCGTCACACTTGGTGCCGCTCATGGCCTAATCATTCCACTGATAGCTGTACACTTATTTGTATTCTATTTCGGTATCTTAGCCGATGATACACCTCCTGTAGGTCTTGCTGCATTTGCAGCTGCCGCCATAGCAAAGTCCGATCCAATTCGTACTGGTATACAAGGCTTTACCTACGATATTCGTACCGCGATATTACCATTCATGTTTGTGTTTAATACCCAGTTACTATTGATGGGTATCGACACCTGGTGGCATTTGTTCTTAACGGTTATGTCTTCAATAATTGCCATGTTGATATTCTCAGCCGCGACTCAAGGCTGGTGGTTTATTAAAAATAAATGGTGGGAAACTCTCCTACTATTACTTCTAACTTTTACTTTCTTCAGACCCGGTTTTTGGTGGGATATGATCTATCCTGCAAAGGTTCTTCATCCAGGAGTTGAGATAGCTCAAATTTCTGAAAATCTCAATGTGGGACAATCACTTGAATTAAGAGTCTCTGGTGAAACTCTAGAAGGCAAATACGTTGAAAGAACGGTTGTCTTGCCATTTGAAGATGACGCAAAAGGGTCAGAAGAACGAATTGCATCTATGGGTCTAATGCTTGTTGAAACCGACAATAAAATGATCGTAGATATGGTTGAGTTCGGCAGCCCAGCTGAGGCCTCTGGTATTGATTTTGATTGGGAAATCCAATGGATTGTTTTAAAAGCAGACAGACCAATGAAAGAGTGGGTCTTTGTACCTGCACTATTGATACTAATTGGTCTAGGCTTTAATCAGAGACGTCGCGCTCGTAAGGACGAACTCAGCGCGTAG
- a CDS encoding gamma-glutamylcyclotransferase family protein, with the protein MRHLVFVYGTLRKGEANHHLLNESEYLGIFETEPHYQLFNYGSYPGVTAGHCKVLGEVYSVNEQVLHSLDILENIPVDYVRDPIETPYGMAWIYIYQEGSQLDEAITSGNWLYRNQ; encoded by the coding sequence ATGCGACATCTGGTTTTTGTTTACGGAACCTTACGTAAAGGTGAAGCTAATCATCATTTACTCAATGAAAGTGAATACCTTGGTATTTTTGAGACAGAGCCTCATTACCAACTGTTTAATTATGGTTCATATCCAGGTGTTACAGCGGGTCACTGTAAGGTATTAGGTGAAGTTTATAGTGTCAATGAGCAAGTTTTACATAGTTTGGATATTCTTGAGAATATTCCTGTTGATTACGTCCGTGACCCTATAGAGACCCCTTATGGGATGGCATGGATTTACATTTATCAGGAAGGAAGCCAACTTGATGAGGCCATTACATCTGGAAATTGGTTGTATCGAAATCAGTGA
- a CDS encoding universal stress protein, producing MYKQILVPVDLNDKGFSDRAVELAVWHAKASNAEVHLLTVLPGIHMSMVATYFPKDAANKMKKDVKRQLEKFATQHITEDIIYKTHVAEGKPYTTILEHASKLGADLIIMPSHKRSKVDKVVLGSVASKVVQNSPINVLVVKPQG from the coding sequence ATGTATAAACAAATCCTTGTTCCTGTTGATTTAAACGACAAAGGCTTTTCAGATAGAGCGGTAGAACTCGCCGTTTGGCATGCGAAAGCATCCAATGCAGAGGTTCATCTTTTGACAGTACTTCCTGGCATTCATATGTCTATGGTCGCGACTTATTTTCCAAAAGATGCGGCAAATAAAATGAAAAAAGACGTTAAACGTCAGCTTGAAAAATTTGCGACTCAGCATATAACGGAAGATATCATCTATAAAACACACGTTGCTGAAGGCAAGCCTTATACAACAATTCTTGAGCACGCAAGCAAACTCGGCGCTGATTTAATCATCATGCCTAGTCACAAGCGTTCAAAGGTAGATAAAGTGGTATTAGGCTCTGTGGCAAGTAAAGTTGTTCAGAATTCACCTATTAATGTTTTGGTCGTTAAACCGCAAGGATAA
- the thiQ gene encoding thiamine ABC transporter ATP-binding protein yields the protein MLHIDNIRYRYHKEVFQFNVFIEAGSIVALMGPSGAGKSTLLALIAGFIHPESGNISVDEQSQLNKEPHLRPFAMLFQEHNLFSHLTVRENIGLGLHPGLKLSEQQKEQVFAAAKQVGIDAFLDRTPEKLSGGQRQRVALARCFVQPHRIWLLDEPFSALDPILRGEMLTLVKQLAEERNITVVMVTHHISDAKAIATDFIFIDELQALIQAPVAKLNVQHENEKLRAFVKAGVNDVER from the coding sequence ATGCTTCACATTGATAACATTCGATATCGCTACCATAAAGAGGTTTTCCAATTTAATGTTTTCATTGAAGCAGGTTCAATTGTCGCACTTATGGGGCCGAGCGGAGCAGGCAAATCAACGTTACTTGCTCTCATTGCCGGTTTCATCCATCCTGAGAGTGGCAACATCTCTGTAGATGAACAATCTCAGTTAAATAAAGAGCCTCATTTACGGCCTTTCGCTATGCTTTTCCAAGAGCATAATTTATTTAGCCATTTAACCGTTAGAGAGAACATTGGATTGGGTTTACACCCAGGGTTAAAGCTCTCTGAACAACAAAAAGAACAGGTCTTTGCGGCAGCGAAACAGGTTGGTATTGACGCGTTTTTAGATCGAACACCAGAAAAACTGTCTGGTGGTCAACGGCAACGTGTTGCTTTAGCGCGTTGCTTTGTTCAGCCACACCGAATATGGCTTTTAGATGAGCCATTTTCAGCTCTAGATCCTATTTTAAGAGGCGAAATGTTAACCCTGGTTAAACAGTTGGCCGAAGAGAGAAACATCACTGTGGTGATGGTGACGCACCATATCAGCGACGCCAAAGCAATAGCGACTGATTTTATATTTATTGACGAGTTGCAAGCATTGATCCAGGCTCCAGTAGCGAAGTTAAATGTTCAACATGAAAATGAGAAGTTACGCGCATTTGTTAAAGCGGGTGTAAATGATGTTGAAAGGTAA
- the fbp gene encoding class 1 fructose-bisphosphatase, with the protein MSEFRTLGEFIVEKQSDFPHASGELSSLLASIRLAAKIVNREINKAGLVDITGSVGAENIQGEEQQKLDLYANDKFKAALEARDQVCGVASEEEDEAVAFNKELNKNAKYVLLMDPLDGSSNIDVNVSVGTIFSIYRRVSPVGTPPTQEDFLQPGDKQVAAGYVIYGSSTMLVYTTGNGVHGFTYDPSIGSFCLSHEKLMTPETGSIYSINEGNYIRFPLGVKKYIKYCQESVPEENRPYTSRYIGSLVADFHRNLLKGGIYLYPSTESHPTGKLRLLYECNPMAFLIEQAGGLASDGKNRIMEIKPTELHQRVPFFVGSKAMVEKVEQFIEQNPNE; encoded by the coding sequence ATGTCTGAATTTCGCACACTTGGCGAATTTATCGTAGAGAAACAAAGTGACTTCCCCCACGCAAGTGGTGAACTATCTTCATTATTAGCCTCTATTCGCCTTGCTGCAAAAATTGTAAACCGTGAAATCAACAAAGCAGGATTGGTTGATATCACAGGCTCAGTTGGCGCTGAAAACATACAAGGTGAAGAACAACAAAAACTGGATTTATACGCGAATGATAAATTCAAAGCCGCACTCGAAGCTCGCGACCAAGTATGTGGCGTTGCAAGTGAAGAGGAAGATGAAGCAGTCGCATTTAATAAAGAGCTCAATAAAAATGCAAAATACGTATTATTGATGGATCCATTGGATGGTTCGTCCAACATAGACGTGAACGTTTCGGTTGGTACTATCTTTTCTATCTACCGCCGTGTTTCACCAGTAGGCACACCACCAACGCAAGAAGACTTTTTGCAACCAGGAGATAAACAGGTTGCTGCTGGTTATGTCATTTATGGTTCTTCAACCATGTTAGTGTACACAACCGGTAATGGTGTACATGGATTCACTTATGACCCTTCAATCGGTTCTTTCTGTTTGTCTCACGAGAAACTAATGACGCCTGAAACAGGCTCTATCTATTCGATTAATGAAGGCAACTATATTCGCTTCCCATTAGGGGTGAAAAAATACATTAAATATTGCCAAGAAAGTGTTCCAGAAGAGAATCGTCCTTATACGTCTCGCTACATTGGTTCTTTAGTGGCTGATTTCCATAGAAACCTACTGAAAGGTGGTATCTATTTATATCCAAGTACAGAAAGTCATCCGACCGGTAAACTGCGCCTTCTTTACGAATGTAACCCTATGGCATTCCTAATTGAACAAGCCGGCGGACTAGCATCTGACGGTAAGAATCGAATTATGGAGATCAAACCAACCGAACTGCACCAACGAGTACCTTTCTTTGTTGGTTCTAAGGCAATGGTAGAGAAAGTTGAACAGTTTATCGAACAAAACCCGAACGAATAA
- the thiB gene encoding thiamine ABC transporter substrate binding subunit, with product MKHTISTLASALAITLSFSTFAADKLTVYTYDSFAADWGPGPKIEKAFEAQCGCDLEFVALDDGVSILNRLRLEETNTKADVILGLDTNLMTEAKSTGLLAEHSVDTSVTTLPKGWSDSTFVPFDYGFFAFVYNKEKLENPPKSLKELVEKRDDLKVIYQDPRTSTPGQGLMLWMKSIYGDDASKAWGMLSKKTVTVTKGWSEAYSMFLKGESDLVLSYTTSPAYHLIAESDAKYAAANFSEGHYMQTEVAAKVKSSKNSKLADEFMSFILSDQFQSAMPTGNWMYPVTDVQLPDGFETLSVPEKALSYSSDEVAKMRKSWIREWQSALVQ from the coding sequence GTGAAACACACTATTTCAACCTTAGCTTCAGCTTTAGCTATCACCCTTTCATTTTCTACTTTTGCAGCCGATAAACTGACGGTTTATACCTATGACTCCTTTGCGGCTGATTGGGGCCCTGGCCCTAAAATCGAAAAAGCCTTTGAAGCTCAATGTGGATGCGATTTAGAATTTGTCGCGTTAGATGATGGCGTATCTATTCTCAACCGTTTACGACTAGAAGAAACCAATACGAAAGCCGATGTTATTTTGGGTTTAGATACCAACTTGATGACCGAAGCAAAAAGTACGGGGTTGCTAGCAGAACACAGTGTTGATACGTCTGTAACGACGTTACCTAAAGGCTGGTCAGACAGTACTTTTGTTCCTTTTGATTATGGTTTTTTCGCCTTTGTTTATAATAAAGAAAAGTTAGAAAATCCACCTAAAAGCTTAAAAGAGTTAGTGGAAAAGCGTGATGATCTAAAAGTTATTTATCAAGATCCTCGAACGTCCACACCGGGACAAGGCTTAATGCTTTGGATGAAGTCTATTTATGGTGATGATGCAAGCAAGGCGTGGGGTATGCTATCGAAGAAAACGGTAACAGTAACCAAAGGTTGGTCGGAAGCGTATTCGATGTTTTTAAAAGGAGAGTCGGATCTTGTCCTTTCTTATACCACATCACCCGCTTATCATTTGATTGCTGAAAGTGATGCAAAGTATGCCGCTGCAAACTTTAGCGAAGGGCATTACATGCAAACAGAAGTGGCCGCTAAAGTAAAAAGTTCGAAAAATTCTAAATTAGCAGATGAATTCATGAGCTTTATTTTAAGCGATCAGTTTCAATCTGCAATGCCAACAGGAAACTGGATGTATCCAGTTACGGACGTCCAATTACCTGACGGTTTTGAAACGTTGAGTGTACCTGAAAAAGCACTATCATACTCTTCAGATGAAGTGGCTAAAATGCGTAAGAGTTGGATCAGAGAGTGGCAATCAGCGTTAGTTCAATAA
- the rluA gene encoding bifunctional tRNA pseudouridine(32) synthase/23S rRNA pseudouridine(746) synthase RluA has translation MIDYSPAQNPVQITFQDDHVLVANKPAGLLSVPGRLKEHYDSLWSRLVVDFPDIQVVHRLDMSTSGLMLFALTKDAERHIKKQFQYRLTHKVYYARVWGDVEQDEGLIDLPLICDWPNRPRQKVCYENGKPSQTHYQVVKREAQTTLVRLLPITGRSHQLRVHMMALGHPIIGDEFYAHPEAQVMTNRLELHSTELSFYHPRNNELTTLFVACDFYKEAKEEILQHFTADKVLPDYKLLKST, from the coding sequence ATGATCGATTATTCTCCAGCGCAAAACCCTGTTCAAATTACCTTTCAAGATGACCATGTTTTAGTAGCAAACAAACCCGCTGGACTGCTTTCGGTTCCCGGTAGACTAAAAGAGCATTACGATAGTCTGTGGAGTCGTTTAGTTGTTGATTTTCCAGATATTCAAGTCGTTCATCGTTTAGATATGTCTACATCTGGTTTAATGTTGTTTGCATTGACTAAAGACGCAGAACGGCACATAAAAAAACAGTTCCAATATAGATTAACTCATAAGGTTTATTACGCGAGAGTATGGGGGGATGTGGAACAAGATGAGGGGCTAATTGATCTGCCTTTGATCTGTGATTGGCCAAATAGACCAAGGCAAAAAGTGTGTTACGAGAATGGAAAGCCTTCTCAGACTCACTACCAAGTAGTAAAAAGAGAAGCGCAAACGACCCTGGTTCGATTGTTGCCAATCACAGGGCGATCACATCAACTCCGAGTACATATGATGGCACTTGGTCATCCTATTATTGGAGATGAGTTTTATGCTCATCCAGAAGCACAGGTGATGACCAATAGATTAGAACTGCATTCAACCGAACTAAGTTTTTATCACCCTAGAAACAATGAGCTTACGACATTGTTTGTGGCATGTGATTTTTATAAAGAGGCAAAAGAAGAGATATTACAGCACTTTACCGCAGATAAAGTGCTGCCAGATTATAAGTTGCTTAAAAGTACTTAA